The proteins below come from a single Jaculus jaculus isolate mJacJac1 chromosome X, mJacJac1.mat.Y.cur, whole genome shotgun sequence genomic window:
- the LOC101596087 gene encoding BTB/POZ domain-containing protein KCTD12-like, whose amino-acid sequence MAVAAKSSHIIPSEDVSNFPEVIELNVGGQVYITRYPTLVNIPGSLLWEMFSKKSPCLIQDNKGRFFIDRDGFLFRYVLDYMRDLQVVLPDHFPECGRLQREAEYFKLPELAKSLALKLNKHSSFGDDLCDLQELSASIDTMSNLSSSNTNHISFPDNPLLLTSSTSSDLKKAGFITIGYRGSYTLGRDSQTDAKFRRVARIMVCGKISLAKEVFGETLNESRDPDRPPERYTSRYYLKFTFLEQAFDKLADAGFHMVACNSTGTCTAMHDQTEDKIWTSYTEYVFYRE is encoded by the coding sequence ATGGCTGTGGCAGCAAAATCAAGTCATATCATACCAAGTGAGGATGTTAGCAATTTCCCTGAAGTTATTGAACTCAATGTAGGTGGCCAGGTATATATAACTCGTTATCCTACTTTGGTCAACATTCCTGGTTCCTTGCTCTGGGAAATGTTCAGTAAAAAGAGTCCTTGCTTGATCCAGGACAACAAAGGGAGATTCTTCATAGATCGAGATGGATTTCTGTTTCGTTATGTCCTAGATTACATGAGAGACCTGCAAGTAGTACTTCCTGACCACTTTCCCGAGTGTGGTCGGCTTCAGAGAGAAGCAGAGTACTTTAAGTTACCAGAACTGGCCAAATCGTTGGCTCTTAAACTGAACAAGCATAGCTCATTTGGTGATGATCTGTGTGACCTACAAGAGCTCTCCGCCAGCATTGACACCATGTCTAATCTCTCTTCAAGCAATACCAATCATATTAGTTTCCCTGATAATCCCCTACTTCTGACAAGTTCTACAAGTTCAGATCTCAAGAAGGCAGGCTTCATCACTATTGGCTATCGAGGCTCTTATACACTGGGGAGAGACAGCCAAACAGATGCCAAATTCCGTCGTGTGGCCCGAATCATGGTGTGTGGAAAGATATCATTGGCTAAAGAAGTTTTTGGAGAGACTCTGAATGAGAGCAGAGACCCTGACCGTCCTCCTGAGCGATACACTTCTCGATACTACCTTAAGTTCACTTTTCTTGAACAAGCCTTTGACAAACTAGCAGATGCTGGCTTCCACATGGTAGCATGCAATTCCACTGGCACCTGCACTGCCATGCATGACCAGACAGAAGACAAGATATGGACCTCTTATACTGAGTATGTTTTCTATCGCGAGTGA